The Ananas comosus cultivar F153 linkage group 22, ASM154086v1, whole genome shotgun sequence genome segment CATTTTGGGCCTAAATGTACGGCCCATGAAAGTTTCACCAACAATGGGCTCACCCAGTACAATTGGGCCCATTCCCAAAATAAGCCTAAATAGCTCTGCTCCCGATGCTAACACTGTACAATCGCGCCGCGCTCCTATCGCCCTGCGCTGCGTTGCGTTCCGATGGGCTCGGCGTTGCCGCAAACGCGCGCGCGATGGCCCCCTGCGTTCCCGCCACCGCGATTCCCACCTCCGCGCATTTAAACTCCCTCTTCGCGCGCTGCGTCTCCTcgctccccctcctccgccaaCTCCACgcgcgcctcctcctcctccacggcCTCCCCCTCTCCACTGCGCTCGCCTCGCGCCTCGCCCACGCCTACTTCGTCTCCGCCTCCGCCCGCGATGCGCGCCATGTGTTCGACCAAATCCCCCACCGAACCCCGCACGCGTGGAACACCATGTTCGCCGGGTACTACCGCGCCCGCCTCCTCCCCGAGCTCCTGCTTCTCTACAAGCTCTCCCATTCCCACAATCACAGGCCCGATAGCTTCGCCTTGGCCTTCGCCCTCCGAGCCTGTGCCGGCCTCTCTCTTCTCGGGCCGGGCTCGTCGATTCACTCGCAGGCGATCCGGTCCGGTCTCGATGCGAATGCGTTCGTGTCGCCTCCGCTGATGAACATGTATGTCGATTTGGGTTCTCTAGATGATGCAGAGAAGATGTTTAACTGTGTTAATGTGGCGGATTCTGCTTGCTGGGGTCTCATGATGAAAGGGTATTCGAGGGCATCGGTGGATGAGCAGGTCTTCGATTTGTTTGGACGGATGAAGGAATTGAAGCTCGAATTGGATCCGTGCGCGGCGGTGTGTTTAGCTAGGGCTTGTGGGAATATTTGCGCCGCTAAAGAAGGGCGGGCGATTCATGGTTTCTGCATAAAAACCAACTATTTGGATTGTAATATCTATTTGAAAACTTCTCTGGTCGATATGTACGGGAAAAGCGGATTCATTGACTTTGCATTGAagttgtttgatgaaatgccatCAAAAGATGTCGTTTCTTGGAGTTCCGTAATCTCGGGATTGGCCCAATGCAGGAGAGGTTATGAAGCGCTCCGAGTGTTTCGAGATATGTTAGAAGAGTCAATAATGCCAAATGAGGTCACATATGCCAGTGTTCTTTTGGCGTGCGCTCACCTCGGAGCGTCGTTTCAAGGAAAGAGTGTCCACGGCTTTATGATCCGTAGTAATATTGAACTAGATGTGGTTACTAACACTGCCTTAGTTGACATGTATGCAAAGTGTGGGTTTCCGTTACTGGCGTACAAGGTGTTTGGTATTATGCCCGTAAGGAATGTCTTCTCTTGGAGCGCCATGATTGGTGCGTTCGGTGCACACGGAATGTACTTGAGAGCACTCGATCTTTTTGACGAAATGAGGTCGGCGAATCTCGCACCTAATCATGTCACATTCGTTTCAGTGTTGTCGGCGTGCAGCCATTCTGGTATGGTTAAGGACGGGCGGATCTATTTCGAGTCGATGACAAAGGACTATAAGATTACTCCGACAAATGAGCATTACTGTTGTATGGTCGATCTCCTTGGCCGAGCCGGGCTTATCGAAGAAGCTCAAGCACTGATTGAGGAAATGCCAGTGAAGCCTAGTGCTAGTGTATGGGGTGCTCTCTTGGGTGCTTGTAGAATACATAAGAGGGTAGAATTAGCTGAGAAAGTAGCTGAGAAGCTCTTTGTTTTGGAGCCCAATCAGCCAGGAGCTCATGTATTGCTTTCTAATATCTACGCTGCGGCTGAAATGTGGGAGATGGTCAAGAAGACGAGAGACGTGATGAATAAAAGAGGACTGCGGAAAACATTTGGTTATAGCACGATTGAAGTCGATAAAATGGTCTACATTTTTAATGTCATGGATAGAAGAAACCGTAAGGACAACGAAATTTTAGAGTTTTGGCGCGAGTTAAGTAACCAAATGAAGGAATTGGGTTATGTGCCGGACTTATCGTTTACTCTTCATGATGTTGATGATGAGAGCAAGGAAGAAGTGCTTTGCGGTCACAGTGAGAAGATGGCGATGGCTTTTGGGCTTTTGAGAACCAAAGATGGTATACCTTTAAGGATAACGAAAAACTTGAGAGTATGTGGAGATTGCCACACTGCGAGTAAGTTTATTTCTTTGATCACAAAGCGGGAGATAATAGTGAGAGATTCTAGGAGATTTCATCATGTTAAAAATGGTGTTTGCTCATGCGGAGATTATTGGTGATAATTGATAATGTTTCCTTTTCTGCGTACAACAAATTTTCTTCAGTTTTCATCCACTCTTTGCACTTTATAAGTATATAGCTCTAAAATGACAAAAACTTTTGCCAAGTGTTTCATCATTTTGTTATAGCTAATGATGTCTTATTGACCAATGACATGTGCTTGACATTTATGACTTAATGAGCTTCTCTTTCTTGGGATCTCTCctctgttattattattattattttttgcagtTCCTTTTCTGTGCCGCTGAAGTGTAGTTATGTTAATTAAATTGCAAATTAATTTCTTTGTGTTATTTAACCTCAAGAAGCTCATTATTTACGTCTTTTTCGAGGCCTCAGAACCACTAAACAAGCTGCAATTTCATATTGTGAACCATCTTATCTTTTCACCCTCGTCTCCGTGGATAGTAATAAACAACTCTTGGATTAGTGCTTAGATAAGTTACTTTGGAAGGATTTAAAGTTGGTTATATATTCACCCACATTGCCCATGCCATCGTCGTGATTTTACAATTGGACCATGATATAAGCCCTAAGTATAACAAATCCTTATCAGGTGATGGGTACCCTAACATGAAGAAAGCTACACCTATTAGTAGACCATCCTAAGTGCGGCGTTCGGCGCGAAATATATAGTTTATTGGTGATTACTCCACAAGTCCTCTTATCTTATTCTTAACCCATATCATGAAGGCTATATATAAACCCAGAAACCTTCAGAAGATTTCAAATAGGGCACCACATATTCAACCCCACCATTAATTCACTGTTCCCCTGAAACCAGACACTATACCTTCCTTGTCCCCTGATCAAAACTTGTATATAAACCCCTCTAAACCACTTCTTTTCAAAACCCAAAAGCCGGATACTAAAAGTCTTTTAGATGGCCTCTGGAGGTAGCTCTCCGTGTGGTGCATGCAAGTTCCTCCGCAGGAAATGCGCGACGGGGTGCATCTTTGCTCCATACTTTGGCGCCGACGAGGGACCAGCGCGGTTTGCCGCTATCCATAAGGTGTTTGGAGCGAGCAACGCGTCTAAGCTTCTTTTGCAGGTTCCTCTTGCGGATCGGTGTGAGGCGGTAGTCACTATCGCTTACGAGGCCCAGGCGCGGATCAGGGACCCGGTCTACGGCTGCGTCGCCCAGATCTTTGCTCTGCAACAACAGGTTGATCTTTCCCTTAGCTAATTCCTATTATATCATGTACTTAATATAATTCATCTAGACAAATCAATCTGATAAGAAACGATCAAGAAataatttcaacatttttaCATAATATTCTTAACAGTACTGCAaattgatgaacaagtaaatcAATTTATTCAGATGTGGGTAAGATTACATACGCCTTACCGATAGTGATAAtgaagagcaaaaaaaaaaagctgtgaAAGAACTGTTAATGATAACCAGCTCCGGCATTAGCAGAAGCTTTGTGCACTTgctcactttttctttttttaaaatctaatattgCTTGTAATATAATGATAGGTGGCATTCCTCCAAGCACAATTGATGCAGATGAGAACTCAGTTGGCTTACGGCATCTTAAAGTCGCAATCATCGGAGAATCAGATGCGAGAGAGTTGCGACAATCCTCTACTCCAATCTATTCCTAGTCTGAAAACCATGTGTTCAAAGAGGCCACTTGATTACATGGATTATAGCTCAGAAGGCGAACAATTTCAGGAAATGTGCTTTAAGCAGGATCTTCCTTTCCAATATTCCAGCAAAAAGATGACACCGCACAACGAGGCTGGGGAGCTCCAAACTTTGGCTCTGAGGATGATGAAGAGCTCTTACTCTTCCTAGCAAGGTTTTATGGAATTTCGATGTAAATATAATTACTTCAGCACTTCCAATGTTTCCTAACGCAAGATTCGATTCAAAAGCAGTCGATGACGCATTTGTTTAGATAAGATAACATCAAGTTGTAGTTTGCAACTATGTGCCATTGTGTTTTGTTATTGCAAATTTTGTTTTCAACAGCCATTGcaacttgaatttgaatttttggtttGTTGATATGAGGTTTTTCTACTTCAATGATGA includes the following:
- the LOC109727245 gene encoding pentatricopeptide repeat-containing protein At1g06140, mitochondrial, with translation MLTLYNRAALLSPCAALRSDGLGVAANARAMAPCVPATAIPTSAHLNSLFARCVSSLPLLRQLHARLLLLHGLPLSTALASRLAHAYFVSASARDARHVFDQIPHRTPHAWNTMFAGYYRARLLPELLLLYKLSHSHNHRPDSFALAFALRACAGLSLLGPGSSIHSQAIRSGLDANAFVSPPLMNMYVDLGSLDDAEKMFNCVNVADSACWGLMMKGYSRASVDEQVFDLFGRMKELKLELDPCAAVCLARACGNICAAKEGRAIHGFCIKTNYLDCNIYLKTSLVDMYGKSGFIDFALKLFDEMPSKDVVSWSSVISGLAQCRRGYEALRVFRDMLEESIMPNEVTYASVLLACAHLGASFQGKSVHGFMIRSNIELDVVTNTALVDMYAKCGFPLLAYKVFGIMPVRNVFSWSAMIGAFGAHGMYLRALDLFDEMRSANLAPNHVTFVSVLSACSHSGMVKDGRIYFESMTKDYKITPTNEHYCCMVDLLGRAGLIEEAQALIEEMPVKPSASVWGALLGACRIHKRVELAEKVAEKLFVLEPNQPGAHVLLSNIYAAAEMWEMVKKTRDVMNKRGLRKTFGYSTIEVDKMVYIFNVMDRRNRKDNEILEFWRELSNQMKELGYVPDLSFTLHDVDDESKEEVLCGHSEKMAMAFGLLRTKDGIPLRITKNLRVCGDCHTASKFISLITKREIIVRDSRRFHHVKNGVCSCGDYW
- the LOC109727247 gene encoding LOB domain-containing protein 16-like, which encodes MASGGSSPCGACKFLRRKCATGCIFAPYFGADEGPARFAAIHKVFGASNASKLLLQVPLADRCEAVVTIAYEAQARIRDPVYGCVAQIFALQQQVAFLQAQLMQMRTQLAYGILKSQSSENQMRESCDNPLLQSIPSLKTMCSKRPLDYMDYSSEGEQFQEMCFKQDLPFQYSSKKMTPHNEAGELQTLALRMMKSSYSS